The Euleptes europaea isolate rEulEur1 chromosome 19, rEulEur1.hap1, whole genome shotgun sequence genome includes a window with the following:
- the GNB1 gene encoding guanine nucleotide-binding protein G(I)/G(S)/G(T) subunit beta-1 isoform X1, with protein MRTRRTLRGHLAKIYAMHWGTDSRLLVSASQDGKLIIWDSYTTNKVHAIPLRSSWVMTCAYAPSGNYVACGGLDNICSIYNLKTREGNVRVSRELAGHTGYLSCCRFVDDNQIITSSGDTTCALWDIETGQQTTTFTGHTGDVMSLSLAPDSKCFVSGACDASAKLWDVREGMCRQTFTGHESDINAICFFPNGNAFATGSDDATCRLFDLRADQELMVYSHDNIICGITSVAFSKSGRLLLAGYDDFNCNVWDTLKADRAGVLAGHDNRVSCLGVTDDGMAVATGSWDSFLKIWN; from the exons ATGCGCACTAGAAGAACACTGCGGGGACACCTGGCTAAAATTTATGCAATGCACTGGGGGACTGATTCCAG gcttCTTGTTAGTGCATCACAGGATGGCAAGCTTATCATTTGGGACAGCTACACCACAAACAAG gtCCATGCCATTCCTCTGCGCTCATCCTGGGTCATGACCTGTGCATACGCTCCGTCTGGAAACTACGTGGCATGTGGTGGTCTTGATAACATCTGCTCCATCTACAACCTGAAAACACGTGAGGGCAACGTACGTGTCAGCCGTGAACTGGCTGGCCATACTG GTTATTTGTCATGTTGCCGTTTCGTGGACGATAACCAGATTATTACCAGTTCTGGAGATACCACTTG TGCCCTGTGGGATATAGAAACCGGCCAACAAACCACCACATTTACCGGTCACACCGGAGACGTGATGAGCCTGTCCCTCGCTCCCGATTCCAAGTGTTTCGTTTCCGGCGCCTGCGACGCCTCCGCAAAGCTGTGGGACGTCCGAGAAGGGATGTGCCGGCAAACTTTCACCGGCCATGAGTCAGACATCAATGCCATATGT TTCTTCCCCAACGGCAATGCATTTGCCACCGGCTCAGACGACGCCACCTGCCGGCTGTTCGACCTCCGGGCCGACCAGGAGCTTATGGTTTATTCCCACGACAACATCATCTGCGGCATCACCTCTGTAGCATTCTCCAAGAGCGGGCGTCTCCTTCTAGCTGGCTACGATGACTTCAACTGCAATGTGTGGGACACGCTGAAAGCTGACCGGGCAG GTGTCCTAGCTGGCCACGATAATCGCGTCAGTTGCTTAGGCGTGACTGATGACGGCATGGCCGTGGCCACAGGCTCGTGGGACAGCTTCCTCAAGATCTGGAACTAA
- the GNB1 gene encoding guanine nucleotide-binding protein G(I)/G(S)/G(T) subunit beta-1 isoform X2, with the protein MSELDQLRQEAEQLKNQIRDARKACADATLAQITANIDPVGRIQMRTRRTLRGHLAKIYAMHWGTDSRLLVSASQDGKLIIWDSYTTNKVHAIPLRSSWVMTCAYAPSGNYVACGGLDNICSIYNLKTREGNVRVSRELAGHTGYLSCCRFVDDNQIITSSGDTTCALWDIETGQQTTTFTGHTGDVMSLSLAPDSKCFVSGACDASAKLWDVREGMCRQTFTGHESDINAICFFPNGNAFATGSDDATCRLFDLRADQELMVYSHDNIICGITSVAFSKSGRLLLAGYDDFNCNVWDTLKADRAGVLAGHDNRVSCLGVTDDGMAVATGSWDSFLKIWN; encoded by the exons GATGCTAGGAAAGCCTGTGCCGATGCCACGTTGGCCCAG ATCACAGCCAACATCGATCCAGTGGGTCGTATTCAGATGCGCACTAGAAGAACACTGCGGGGACACCTGGCTAAAATTTATGCAATGCACTGGGGGACTGATTCCAG gcttCTTGTTAGTGCATCACAGGATGGCAAGCTTATCATTTGGGACAGCTACACCACAAACAAG gtCCATGCCATTCCTCTGCGCTCATCCTGGGTCATGACCTGTGCATACGCTCCGTCTGGAAACTACGTGGCATGTGGTGGTCTTGATAACATCTGCTCCATCTACAACCTGAAAACACGTGAGGGCAACGTACGTGTCAGCCGTGAACTGGCTGGCCATACTG GTTATTTGTCATGTTGCCGTTTCGTGGACGATAACCAGATTATTACCAGTTCTGGAGATACCACTTG TGCCCTGTGGGATATAGAAACCGGCCAACAAACCACCACATTTACCGGTCACACCGGAGACGTGATGAGCCTGTCCCTCGCTCCCGATTCCAAGTGTTTCGTTTCCGGCGCCTGCGACGCCTCCGCAAAGCTGTGGGACGTCCGAGAAGGGATGTGCCGGCAAACTTTCACCGGCCATGAGTCAGACATCAATGCCATATGT TTCTTCCCCAACGGCAATGCATTTGCCACCGGCTCAGACGACGCCACCTGCCGGCTGTTCGACCTCCGGGCCGACCAGGAGCTTATGGTTTATTCCCACGACAACATCATCTGCGGCATCACCTCTGTAGCATTCTCCAAGAGCGGGCGTCTCCTTCTAGCTGGCTACGATGACTTCAACTGCAATGTGTGGGACACGCTGAAAGCTGACCGGGCAG GTGTCCTAGCTGGCCACGATAATCGCGTCAGTTGCTTAGGCGTGACTGATGACGGCATGGCCGTGGCCACAGGCTCGTGGGACAGCTTCCTCAAGATCTGGAACTAA